One Salvia splendens isolate huo1 chromosome 22, SspV2, whole genome shotgun sequence DNA segment encodes these proteins:
- the LOC121785712 gene encoding alpha carbonic anhydrase 1, chloroplastic-like — protein MSSPTLALFIVTISLLFVASSQQADGSIQFTYSGGTGPNMWGKINPNFSTCGSGKTQSPINILTDKAVLNKKLKPLIRSYGSCNVTLVNNKFNVGVRYPDHTGGVVVDGKMYSLKQMHWHSPSEHRINGKQYAAELHLVHVTDEGNVAVVAILFDYGHADPLLAKMQKALNELAYEVKRHEDSPITFGPFHPTEVRKSCHKYYRYVGSFTTPPCTQDVIWYILARVRSVSKAQVEALRAPLDLRCKNNARPCQPMNGRHVELYDEDV, from the exons ATGTCTTCTCCAACATTAGCTCTCTTCATTGTCACAATCTCCCTTCTCTTTGTTGCCTCTTCCCAAC AGGCTGATGGATCTATTCAGTTTACATACTCGGGAGGGACAGGGCCAAACATGTGGGGGAAGATAAACCCGAATTTCAGCACGTGCGGGAGTGGGAAAACGCAGTCGCCGATTAATATTTTGACTGACAAAGCTGTCCTAAACAAGAAGTTGAAGCCTTTGATCAGATCATACGGCTCTTGCAATGTCACTTTGGTCAACAACAAGTTCAATGTTGGG GTACGGTATCCAGATCATACTGGGGGAGTCGTCGTGGACGGAAAGATGTACAGCTTGAAGCAAATGCACTGGCATTCCCCTTCCGAGCACCGAATCAACGGAAAGCA GTATGCTGCAGAGCTTCACCTAGTGCACGTTACCGATGAGGGGAACGTCGCCGTTGTCGCTATTCTCTTCGACTATGGCCATGCTGATCCACTCCTAGCCAAG ATGCAAAAAGCACTTAATGAGCTTGCTTACGAGGTAAAGAGGCACGAGGACAGCCCGATCACGTTCGGGCCATTTCACCCGACCGAAGTGAGGAAGAGTTGCCATAAGTACTATAGATATGTTGGCTCATTCACCACACCTCCTTGCACACAAGATGTCATTTGGTACATTCTTGCTAGG GTGAGATCAGTGTCCAAAGCCCAAGTAGAGGCCCTGAGAGCTCCCTTGGATTTGAGATGCAAGAACAATGCTAGGCCTTGCCAGCCAATGAATGGGCGACACGTGGAGCTATACGACGAGGATGTCTAG
- the LOC121785800 gene encoding uncharacterized protein LOC121785800, which translates to MPPVDLENLVSACAGGVCSDSKVTCETLAGDSDDDGVVVADPDLPPESFWLSKDAEYDWFEHHTFFERKDSGGKGGSGLTADVQSNSSLQRFSFSRKSKAAILGLPKTQKATFVDPKRRRCNKQATVRLFPKRTEPAGKSAVPVEPGSPKVSCIGRVRSKRGRRRSGSVRRREKAAEKLRSGGGEKGEKKQKAGFYSKMMGMFRSKRSRSKKAPRSGCRRAADETKAGAELQRWSASSRVREVAGGGEAPGLGGLNRFASGRRSASSWAGEDLSETVSGSDWHVGVVSWS; encoded by the coding sequence ATGCCTCCCGTCGATCTCGAGAATCTGGTCTCCGCCTGCGCCGGCGGCGTCTGCAGCGACAGCAAAGTCACATGCGAGACGCTCGCGGGCGACAGCGACGATGACGGCGTTGTTGTCGCCGATCCCGACCTTCCGCCGGAGTCCTTCTGGCTGTCGAAGGACGCGGAGTACGATTGGTTCGAACACCACACCTTCTTCGAGCGGAAGGATTCCGGCGGCAAAGGCGGCTCGGGTCTGACTGCAGACGTGCAGTCGAACTCGAGCTTGCAGCGATTCTCCTTCAGCAGGAAGTCGAAAGCCGCGATCCTTGGATTGCCGAAGACGCAGAAGGCGACCTTCGTCGATCCGAAGCGCCGGCGGTGCAATAAACAGGCGACCGTGCGGCTTTTCCCGAAACGAACCGAACCGGCCGGGaaatcggcggttccggtcGAACCGGGTTCGCCCAAGGTTTCTTGTATCGGGAGGGTCCGGTCCAAGCGCGGCCGGCGCCGGTCCGGTTCGGTGAGGAGGAGGGAGAAGGCGGCGGAGAAATTGAGGAGTGGCGGCGGGGAGAAGGGGGAGAAGAAGCAGAAGGCCGGGTTTTATTCAAAGATGATGGGGATGTTCCGGTCGAAGAGGAGCCGGAGTAAGAAGGCGCCGCGGTCAGGGTGTAGGAGGGCGGCGGATGAGACGAAGGCTGGGGCGGAGCTGCAGCGGTGGAGCGCGAGTTCGAGAGTGCGGGAGGTGGCGGGTGGGGGCGAGGCGCCCGGTTTGGGTGGGTTGAACCGGTTTGCTTCGGGGCGGCGGTCGGCTTCTTCGTGGGCGGGTGAGGATTTGAGTGAGACGGTTTCCGGTTCGGACTGGCACGTGGGAGTTGTGAGTTGGAGCTAA
- the LOC121788051 gene encoding heterogeneous nuclear ribonucleoprotein Q-like encodes MPRTRASAAKSAEPEKPVEDEEQVELGADNDMDEEEVEYEEVEEEEEEEVEEEVEEEVEEEEEEEENDARKEPDGDDEMENAEGEDVKRVHAGLLALPEHGSEVYLGGILQDTSEDELKRFCESIGEVTEVRIMKGKDSTENKGYAFVTFRTKELASKAIKELNNKELKGKRLKCSTSQAKHKLFIGNVPRNWREEDIKKVVNKVGPGVVAVELLKDPQNSSRNRGFVFIEYYNHACAEYARQKMSNPNFKLDDNSPTVSWADPKSAESSSSQVKAVYVKNLPKDVTQDQLKELFEHHGKITKVVLPPAKPGQEKSRYGFVHFAERSSAMKALKNTEKYEIDGQVVECSLAKPQADQKSAGGSNSQKGAIFPSYPPNMGYGLVGASYGLGAGYSGANFAQPPLIYGRGGAPGMAMMPMLLPDGRIGYVMQQPGVQPHTPPPQQRGGRGSGGGGSSGGGRRGHGHDSGRGRSRYNPY; translated from the exons ATGCCAAGAACCAGGGCCAGTGCTGCTAAATCTGCTGAACCTGAGAAGCCTGTTGAGGATGAAGAACAGGTTGAACTTGGTGCTGACAATGACATGGATGAGGAGGAAGTTGAGTATGAAGAAgtagaggaagaagaagaagaggaagttgaGGAAGAGGTTGAAGAGGAAgttgaggaagaggaggaagaggaggaaaaTGATGCACGAAAGGAACCTGATGGTGATGATGAAATGGAAAATGCTGAAGGTGAGGACGTGAAGAGAGTGCATGCCGGACTTCTTGCACTTCCTGAACATGGTTCAGAGGTGTACCTTGGTGGAATTTTGCAAGATACTTCTGAAGATGAACTGAAGCGCTTTTGTGAATCAATTGGGGAGGTTACAGAG GTCAGAATAATGAAGGGAAAGGACTCAACCGAGAACAAGGGTTATGCTTTTGTAACCTTCAGAACCAAAGAATTGGCCAGTAAGGCTATTAAGGAGCTTAACAATAAAGAACTAAAG GGGAAGAGGCTGAAATGCTCTACATCTCAAGCAAAACATAAGCTGTTCATAGGTAATGTGCCCAGGAATTGGAGAGAGGAGGATATCAAGAAGGTTGTGAATAAAGTAGGGCCTGGTGTTGTTGCCGTGGAACTTTTAAAG GACCCGCAAAACTCAAGTCGGAATCGCGGATTTGTGTTCATCGAGTATTACAATCATGCATGTGCTGAGTATGCCAGACAGAAAATgtcaaatccaaatttcaagcTAGACGATAACTCTCCAACTGTGAGCTGGGCGGATCCTAAAAGTGCAGAATCTTCGTCTTCTCAG GTCAAAGCAGTCTATGTGAAGAACTTGCCAAAAGATGTAACTCAGGATCAACTTAAGGAACTGTTTGAGCATCATGGGAAGATTACAAAAGTTGTTCTTCCTCCTGCCAAACCTGGTCAGGAGAAGAGCAGATATGGCTTTGTTCACTTTGCGGAAAGATCGAGTGCAATGAAAGCTCTAAAGAATACAGAGAAGTATGAAATTGATG GTCAAGTTGTAGAATGCTCACTTGCGAAGCCACAAGCTGATCAGAAATCTGCTGGGGGTTCGAACTCACAAAAGGGTGCTATATTTCCATCTTATCCACCTAATATGGGATATGGCTTGGTTGGAGCATCTTATGGTTTGGGTGCTGGATATTCGGGTGCAAACTTTGCCCAA CCGCCCCTAATCTATGGAAGGGGGGGTGCTCCTGGAATGGCCATGATGCCCATGCTTTTGCCCGATGGGAGGATTGGATATGTCAT GCAACAGCCTGGAGTGCAGCCACACACCCCACCACCACAGCAAAGAGGCGGCCGTGGCAGTGGGGGAGGCGGAAGTTCAGGCGGGGGAAGACGTGGCCATGGTCATGACAGCGGGCGGGGGCGTAGCCGTTATAATCCTTATTGA